The proteins below are encoded in one region of Silene latifolia isolate original U9 population chromosome 2, ASM4854445v1, whole genome shotgun sequence:
- the LOC141642158 gene encoding uncharacterized protein LOC141642158 yields MTPQKHILTGATTLRSRLTQTLQTRTRGGAGSDRWSSPGHQDRPNGYFLNRTPPPPGQSRKWEDWELPCYVTSFLTIVILGVGLSAKPDLTLETWAHGKALEQLKAEAQAQLDSAE; encoded by the coding sequence ATGACACCTCAAAAACACATACTCACAGGAGCAACAACCCTCCGATCAAGACTAACCCAAACCCTCCAAACCCGAACCCGAGGAGGAGCCGGATCAGATCGATGGAGCAGCCCAGGTCATCAAGACCGACCCAATGGATACTTCCTTAATCGGACCCCACCGCCACCTGGACAATCCCGTAAATGGGAAGATTGGGAGTTACCGTGTTACGTCACCAGTTTTCTTACCATCGTCATCCTCGGTGTTGGTTTGTCAGCAAAGCCGGATCTGACCTTGGAGACTTGGGCTCATGGCAAGGCCCTTGAACAGCTCAAGGCCGAAGCCCAGGCCCAACTTGATTCCGCAGAGTGA